From Lemur catta isolate mLemCat1 chromosome 21, mLemCat1.pri, whole genome shotgun sequence, a single genomic window includes:
- the SBNO1 gene encoding protein strawberry notch homolog 1 isoform X2: MVEPGQDLLLAALSESGISPNDLFDIDGGDMGLATPTPTPPVQQSVPLSALELGLETEATVPVKQEPETVPTPALLNVRQPPSTTTFVLNQINQLPTLGSTIVMTKTPPVTTNRQTITLTKFIQTTANTRPSVSAPAVRNAMTSAPSKDQVQLKDLLKNNSLNELMKLKPPANIAQPVATAATDVSNGTVKKESSNKEVARIWINDMKMRSFSPTMKVPVVKEEDEPEEEDEEEMGHAETYAEYMPIKLKIGLRHPDAVVETSSLSSVTPPDVWYKTSISEETIDNGWLSALQLEAITYAAQQHETFLPNGDRAGFLIGDGAGVGKGRTIAGIIYENYLLSRKRALWFSVSNDLKYDAERDLRDIGAKNILVHSLNKFKYGKISSKHNGSVKKGVIFATYSSLIGESQSGGKYKTRLKQLLHWCGDDFDGVIVFDECHKAKNLCPVGSSKPTKTGLAVLELQNKLPKARVVYASATGASEPRNMAYMNRLGIWGEGTPFREFSDFIQAVERRGVGAMEIVAMDMKLRGMYIARQLSFTGVTFKIEEVLLSQSYVKMYNKAVKLWVIARERFQQAADLIDAEQRMKKSMWGQFWSAHQRFFKYLCIASKVKRVVQLAREEIKNGKCVVIGLQSTGEARTLEALEEGGGELNDFVSTAKGVLQSLIEKHFPAPDRKKLYSLLGIDLTAPSNNSSPRDSPCKENKIKKRKGEEITREAKKSRKVGGLTGSSSDDSGSESDASDNEESDYESSKNMSSGDDDDFNPFRDESSEDDEDDPWLIRKDHKKNKDKKKKKSIDPDSIQSALLASGLGSKRPSFSSTPVISPAPNNAPANSNTNSNSSLVTSQDAVERAQQMKKDLLDKLEKLAEDLPPNTLDELIDELGGPENVAEMTGRKGRVVSNDDGSISYESRSELDVPVEILNITEKQRFMDGDKNIAIISEAASSGISLQADRRAKNQRRRVHMTLELPWSADRAIQQFGRTHRSNQVTAPEYVFLISELAGEQRFASIVAKRLESLGALTHGDRRATESRDLSRFNFDNKYGRNALEIVMKSIVNLDSPMVSPPPDYPGEFFKDVRQGLIGVGLINVEDRSGILTLDKDYNNIGKFLNRILGMEVHQQNALFQYFADTLTAVVQNAKKNGRYDMGILDLGSGDEKVRKSDVKKFLTPGYSTSGHVELYTISVERGMSWEEATKIWAELTGPDDGFYLSLQIRNNKKTAILVKEVNPKKKLFLVYRPNTGKQLKLEIYADLKKKYKKVVSDDALVHWLDQYNSSADTCTHAYWRGNCKKASLGLVCEIGLRCRTYYVLCGSVLSVWTKVEGVLASVSGTNVKMQIVRLRTEDGQRIVGLIIPANCVSPLVNLLSTSDQSQQLAVQQKQLWQQHHPQSITNLSNA; the protein is encoded by the exons ATGGTGGAACCAGGGCAAGATTTACTGCTTGCTGCTTTGAGTGAGAGTGGAATTAGTCCGAATGACCTCTTTGATATCGATGGTGGCGATATGGGGCTTGCAACTCCAACACCTACCCCTCCAGTTCAGCAG TCAGTGCCACTTAGTGCATTAGAACTAGGTTTGGAGACCGAAGCAACAGTTCCTGTTAAACAAGAACCAGAGACGGTACCTACTCCAGCACTATTAAATGTGAGG CAGCCTCCGTCTACTACAACATTTGTGCTGAATCAAATAAACCAGCTTCCGACCTTGGGATCTACAATTGTGATGACTAAAACACCACCTGTAACAACCAACAGGCAAACTATCACTTTAACTAAGTTTATTCAGACTACTGCAAACACACGCCCTTCGGTTTCAGCACCAGCAGTACGAAATGCCATGACCTCTGCACCTTCAAAAGACCAGGTTCAACTAAAGGATTTACTCAAAAATAATAGTCTTAATGAACTCATGAAACTGAAGCCACCTGCCAATATTGCTCAGCCAGTTGCCACAGCAGCTA ctGATGTAAGCAATGGTACAGTAAAGAAAGAGTCTTCTAATAAAGAAGTAGCAAGAATATGGATAAATGACATGAAAATGAGGAGTTTTTCCCCGACAATG AAGGTTCCTGTTGTAAAAGAGGAAGATGAGCcagaggaagaagatgaagaagaaatggGTCATGCAGAAACCTATGCAGAGTATATGCCAATAAAAC taaAAATTGGCTTACGTCACCCAGATGCTGTAGTGGAAACTAGCTCTTTATCCAGTGTTACTCCTCCTGATGTTTGGTACAAAACATCCATTTCTGAAGAAACCATTGATAATGGCTGGTTATCAGCATTACAGCTTGAGGCAATTACATATGCAGCCCAG CAACATGAAACTTTCCTCCCTAATGGAGATCGTGCTGGCTTCTTAATAGGTGATGGTGCTGGTGTAGGAAAAGGAAGGACGATAGCAGGAATCATctatgaaaattatttgttaagtAGAAAGAGAGCATTATG GTTTAGTGTTTCAAATGACTTAAAGTATGATGCTGAAAGAGATTTGAGGGATATAGGAGCAAAAAACATTTTGGTCCATTCATTAAATAAG tttaaatatggaaaaatttctTCTAAACATAACGGGAGTGTGAAAAAGGGTGTTATTTTTGCTACCTATTCTTCCCTTATTGGTGAGAGCCAGTCCGGTGGTAAATATAAAACAAGGTTAAAACAGCTTCTACATTGGTGCGGTGATGACTTCGATGGAGTG ATAGTGTTTGATGAATGTCATAAAGCAAAAAACTTATGTCCTGTTGGTTCCTCAAAGCCAACCAAGACAGGTTTAGCAGTTTTAGAGCTTCAGAACAAATTGCCAAAAGCCAGAGTTGTTTATGCTAGTGCCACTG GTGCTTCTGAACCACGCAACATGGCCTATATGAACCGTCTTGGAATATGGGGTGAGGGGACTCCATTTAGAGAATTCAGTGATTTTATTCAAGCAGTGGAACGGAG AGGTGTCGGTGCCATGGAAATAGTTGCTATGGATATGAAGCTTAGAGGAATGTACATTGCACGACAGCTGAGCTTTACTGGAGTGACCTTTAAAATTGAGGAAGTTCTTCTTTCTCAGAGCTATGTTAAAATGTATAACAAAGCAGTCAAACTG TGGGTTATTGCCAGAGAGAGATTTCAGCAAGCTGCAGATCTGATTGATGCTGAGCAACGAATGAAGAAGTCCATGTGGGGTCAATTCTGGTCTGCTCACCAGAGGTTTTTCAAATACTTATGCATAGCATCCAAAGTTAAAAGGGTTGTGCAGCTAGCTCGAGAAGaaatcaagaatggaaaa tGTGTTGTAATTGGTCTGCAATCTACAGGAGAAGCTAGAACTTTAGAAGCTTTGGAAGAGGGCGGGGGAGAATTGAATGATTTTGTTTCAACTGCCAa AGGAGTGTTGCAGTCACTCATTGAAAAACACTTCCCTGCTCCAGACAGGAAAAAACTTTACAGTTTGCTGGGAATCGATTTGACAGCTCCCAGTAACAACAGTTCACCAAGAGATAGTccttgtaaagaaaataaaataaagaagcgGAAAG GTGAAGAAATAACTCGAGAAGCCAAAAAATCACGGAAAGTAGGTGGCCTTACTGGTAGTAGTTCCGATGACAGCGGAAGTGAATCTGATGCCTCTGATAATGAAGAAAGTGACTATGAGAGCTCAAAAAACATGAGTTCTGGAGATGATGACGATTTCAACCCGTTTAGAGACGAATCTAGTGAGGATGATGAAGACG ATCCCTGGTTAATCAGAAAAGAccacaagaaaaacaaagataaaaaaaagaagaaaagtatagATCCAGATTCTATTCAAAGTGCCTTATTAGCATCAGGTCTTGGATCAAAACGACCTAGTTTTTCCTCTACACCAGTTATATCACCTGCTCCTAACAATGCACCAG CTAACAGTAACACCAATAGTAACAGTAGCCTTGTAACAAGTCAGGATGCTGTGGAAAGGGCCCAGCAGATGAAGAAAGACCTACTAGATAagctagaaaaattagctgaagaCCTCCCTCCTAATACCCTGGATGAACTTATTGATGAACTTGGTGGCCCTGAGAATGTTGCTGAG ATGACTGGCCGCAAGGGGCGTGTTGTTAGCAATGATGATGGAAGCATATCTTACGAGTCAAGATCTGAACTTGATGTGCCTGTGGAAATCCTAAAcatcacagaaaaacaaagatttatgGATGGAGATAAG AATATTGCTATCATCTCAGAAGCTGCCAGCTCTGGTATTTCATTACAAGCAGATCGAAGAGCTAAAAATCAAAGGCGAAGAGTTCATATGACTTTGGAATTACCCTGGAGTGCTGATAGAGCAATTCAGCAGTTTG GACGAACTCATCGATCAAATCAAGTTACTGCTCCCGAGTATGTCTTTCTGATTTCTGAATTGGCAGGAGAGCAAAGATTTGCATCTATTGTTGCTAAAAGACTTGAAAGTTTG GGGGCGCTTACACATGGTGACAGAAGAGCAACAGAATCCAGAGATCTGAGCAGATTCAACTTTGACAATAAG TATGGAAGAAATGCTTTGGAAATTGTCATGAAATCCATTGTAAACTTGGATTCTCCTATGGTATCACCACCTCCAGACTATCCTGGAGAATTCTTTAaag aTGTTCGACAAGGACTGATAGGAGTTGGCCTGATAAATGTAGAAGATCGCTCAGGGATTCTTACTCTTGATAAAG ATTATAACAACATAGGCAAATTCTTAAATAGAATTTTAGGCATGGAGGTACATCAACAGAATgcattatttcagtattttgcgGACACACTTACTGCAGTtgttcaaaatgcaaaaaaaaatggaagatatGATATGGGAATCTTAG ATCTTGGTTCTGGAGACGAAAAGGTGAGGAAAAGTGATGTTAAGAAGTTTCTGACTCCAGGATATTCAACCTCTGGCCACGTAGAATTATACACG attagTGTAGAGAGGGGAATGTCATGGGAGGAAGCTACCAAGATTTGGGCTGAGCTGACAGGACCAGACGATGGCTTTTACTTGTCATTGCAA ataaggAACAACAAGAAAACTGCCATCTTAGTTAAAGAAGTGAATCCTAAAAAGAAACTCTTTTTAGTTTATCGACCAAATACTGGGAAACAGCTCAAATTAGAGATTTACGCTgatctaaaaaagaaatacaagaag
- the SBNO1 gene encoding protein strawberry notch homolog 1 isoform X1, with the protein MVEPGQDLLLAALSESGISPNDLFDIDGGDMGLATPTPTPPVQQSVPLSALELGLETEATVPVKQEPETVPTPALLNVRQQPPSTTTFVLNQINQLPTLGSTIVMTKTPPVTTNRQTITLTKFIQTTANTRPSVSAPAVRNAMTSAPSKDQVQLKDLLKNNSLNELMKLKPPANIAQPVATAATDVSNGTVKKESSNKEVARIWINDMKMRSFSPTMKVPVVKEEDEPEEEDEEEMGHAETYAEYMPIKLKIGLRHPDAVVETSSLSSVTPPDVWYKTSISEETIDNGWLSALQLEAITYAAQQHETFLPNGDRAGFLIGDGAGVGKGRTIAGIIYENYLLSRKRALWFSVSNDLKYDAERDLRDIGAKNILVHSLNKFKYGKISSKHNGSVKKGVIFATYSSLIGESQSGGKYKTRLKQLLHWCGDDFDGVIVFDECHKAKNLCPVGSSKPTKTGLAVLELQNKLPKARVVYASATGASEPRNMAYMNRLGIWGEGTPFREFSDFIQAVERRGVGAMEIVAMDMKLRGMYIARQLSFTGVTFKIEEVLLSQSYVKMYNKAVKLWVIARERFQQAADLIDAEQRMKKSMWGQFWSAHQRFFKYLCIASKVKRVVQLAREEIKNGKCVVIGLQSTGEARTLEALEEGGGELNDFVSTAKGVLQSLIEKHFPAPDRKKLYSLLGIDLTAPSNNSSPRDSPCKENKIKKRKGEEITREAKKSRKVGGLTGSSSDDSGSESDASDNEESDYESSKNMSSGDDDDFNPFRDESSEDDEDDPWLIRKDHKKNKDKKKKKSIDPDSIQSALLASGLGSKRPSFSSTPVISPAPNNAPANSNTNSNSSLVTSQDAVERAQQMKKDLLDKLEKLAEDLPPNTLDELIDELGGPENVAEMTGRKGRVVSNDDGSISYESRSELDVPVEILNITEKQRFMDGDKNIAIISEAASSGISLQADRRAKNQRRRVHMTLELPWSADRAIQQFGRTHRSNQVTAPEYVFLISELAGEQRFASIVAKRLESLGALTHGDRRATESRDLSRFNFDNKYGRNALEIVMKSIVNLDSPMVSPPPDYPGEFFKDVRQGLIGVGLINVEDRSGILTLDKDYNNIGKFLNRILGMEVHQQNALFQYFADTLTAVVQNAKKNGRYDMGILDLGSGDEKVRKSDVKKFLTPGYSTSGHVELYTISVERGMSWEEATKIWAELTGPDDGFYLSLQIRNNKKTAILVKEVNPKKKLFLVYRPNTGKQLKLEIYADLKKKYKKVVSDDALVHWLDQYNSSADTCTHAYWRGNCKKASLGLVCEIGLRCRTYYVLCGSVLSVWTKVEGVLASVSGTNVKMQIVRLRTEDGQRIVGLIIPANCVSPLVNLLSTSDQSQQLAVQQKQLWQQHHPQSITNLSNA; encoded by the exons ATGGTGGAACCAGGGCAAGATTTACTGCTTGCTGCTTTGAGTGAGAGTGGAATTAGTCCGAATGACCTCTTTGATATCGATGGTGGCGATATGGGGCTTGCAACTCCAACACCTACCCCTCCAGTTCAGCAG TCAGTGCCACTTAGTGCATTAGAACTAGGTTTGGAGACCGAAGCAACAGTTCCTGTTAAACAAGAACCAGAGACGGTACCTACTCCAGCACTATTAAATGTGAGG CAGCAGCCTCCGTCTACTACAACATTTGTGCTGAATCAAATAAACCAGCTTCCGACCTTGGGATCTACAATTGTGATGACTAAAACACCACCTGTAACAACCAACAGGCAAACTATCACTTTAACTAAGTTTATTCAGACTACTGCAAACACACGCCCTTCGGTTTCAGCACCAGCAGTACGAAATGCCATGACCTCTGCACCTTCAAAAGACCAGGTTCAACTAAAGGATTTACTCAAAAATAATAGTCTTAATGAACTCATGAAACTGAAGCCACCTGCCAATATTGCTCAGCCAGTTGCCACAGCAGCTA ctGATGTAAGCAATGGTACAGTAAAGAAAGAGTCTTCTAATAAAGAAGTAGCAAGAATATGGATAAATGACATGAAAATGAGGAGTTTTTCCCCGACAATG AAGGTTCCTGTTGTAAAAGAGGAAGATGAGCcagaggaagaagatgaagaagaaatggGTCATGCAGAAACCTATGCAGAGTATATGCCAATAAAAC taaAAATTGGCTTACGTCACCCAGATGCTGTAGTGGAAACTAGCTCTTTATCCAGTGTTACTCCTCCTGATGTTTGGTACAAAACATCCATTTCTGAAGAAACCATTGATAATGGCTGGTTATCAGCATTACAGCTTGAGGCAATTACATATGCAGCCCAG CAACATGAAACTTTCCTCCCTAATGGAGATCGTGCTGGCTTCTTAATAGGTGATGGTGCTGGTGTAGGAAAAGGAAGGACGATAGCAGGAATCATctatgaaaattatttgttaagtAGAAAGAGAGCATTATG GTTTAGTGTTTCAAATGACTTAAAGTATGATGCTGAAAGAGATTTGAGGGATATAGGAGCAAAAAACATTTTGGTCCATTCATTAAATAAG tttaaatatggaaaaatttctTCTAAACATAACGGGAGTGTGAAAAAGGGTGTTATTTTTGCTACCTATTCTTCCCTTATTGGTGAGAGCCAGTCCGGTGGTAAATATAAAACAAGGTTAAAACAGCTTCTACATTGGTGCGGTGATGACTTCGATGGAGTG ATAGTGTTTGATGAATGTCATAAAGCAAAAAACTTATGTCCTGTTGGTTCCTCAAAGCCAACCAAGACAGGTTTAGCAGTTTTAGAGCTTCAGAACAAATTGCCAAAAGCCAGAGTTGTTTATGCTAGTGCCACTG GTGCTTCTGAACCACGCAACATGGCCTATATGAACCGTCTTGGAATATGGGGTGAGGGGACTCCATTTAGAGAATTCAGTGATTTTATTCAAGCAGTGGAACGGAG AGGTGTCGGTGCCATGGAAATAGTTGCTATGGATATGAAGCTTAGAGGAATGTACATTGCACGACAGCTGAGCTTTACTGGAGTGACCTTTAAAATTGAGGAAGTTCTTCTTTCTCAGAGCTATGTTAAAATGTATAACAAAGCAGTCAAACTG TGGGTTATTGCCAGAGAGAGATTTCAGCAAGCTGCAGATCTGATTGATGCTGAGCAACGAATGAAGAAGTCCATGTGGGGTCAATTCTGGTCTGCTCACCAGAGGTTTTTCAAATACTTATGCATAGCATCCAAAGTTAAAAGGGTTGTGCAGCTAGCTCGAGAAGaaatcaagaatggaaaa tGTGTTGTAATTGGTCTGCAATCTACAGGAGAAGCTAGAACTTTAGAAGCTTTGGAAGAGGGCGGGGGAGAATTGAATGATTTTGTTTCAACTGCCAa AGGAGTGTTGCAGTCACTCATTGAAAAACACTTCCCTGCTCCAGACAGGAAAAAACTTTACAGTTTGCTGGGAATCGATTTGACAGCTCCCAGTAACAACAGTTCACCAAGAGATAGTccttgtaaagaaaataaaataaagaagcgGAAAG GTGAAGAAATAACTCGAGAAGCCAAAAAATCACGGAAAGTAGGTGGCCTTACTGGTAGTAGTTCCGATGACAGCGGAAGTGAATCTGATGCCTCTGATAATGAAGAAAGTGACTATGAGAGCTCAAAAAACATGAGTTCTGGAGATGATGACGATTTCAACCCGTTTAGAGACGAATCTAGTGAGGATGATGAAGACG ATCCCTGGTTAATCAGAAAAGAccacaagaaaaacaaagataaaaaaaagaagaaaagtatagATCCAGATTCTATTCAAAGTGCCTTATTAGCATCAGGTCTTGGATCAAAACGACCTAGTTTTTCCTCTACACCAGTTATATCACCTGCTCCTAACAATGCACCAG CTAACAGTAACACCAATAGTAACAGTAGCCTTGTAACAAGTCAGGATGCTGTGGAAAGGGCCCAGCAGATGAAGAAAGACCTACTAGATAagctagaaaaattagctgaagaCCTCCCTCCTAATACCCTGGATGAACTTATTGATGAACTTGGTGGCCCTGAGAATGTTGCTGAG ATGACTGGCCGCAAGGGGCGTGTTGTTAGCAATGATGATGGAAGCATATCTTACGAGTCAAGATCTGAACTTGATGTGCCTGTGGAAATCCTAAAcatcacagaaaaacaaagatttatgGATGGAGATAAG AATATTGCTATCATCTCAGAAGCTGCCAGCTCTGGTATTTCATTACAAGCAGATCGAAGAGCTAAAAATCAAAGGCGAAGAGTTCATATGACTTTGGAATTACCCTGGAGTGCTGATAGAGCAATTCAGCAGTTTG GACGAACTCATCGATCAAATCAAGTTACTGCTCCCGAGTATGTCTTTCTGATTTCTGAATTGGCAGGAGAGCAAAGATTTGCATCTATTGTTGCTAAAAGACTTGAAAGTTTG GGGGCGCTTACACATGGTGACAGAAGAGCAACAGAATCCAGAGATCTGAGCAGATTCAACTTTGACAATAAG TATGGAAGAAATGCTTTGGAAATTGTCATGAAATCCATTGTAAACTTGGATTCTCCTATGGTATCACCACCTCCAGACTATCCTGGAGAATTCTTTAaag aTGTTCGACAAGGACTGATAGGAGTTGGCCTGATAAATGTAGAAGATCGCTCAGGGATTCTTACTCTTGATAAAG ATTATAACAACATAGGCAAATTCTTAAATAGAATTTTAGGCATGGAGGTACATCAACAGAATgcattatttcagtattttgcgGACACACTTACTGCAGTtgttcaaaatgcaaaaaaaaatggaagatatGATATGGGAATCTTAG ATCTTGGTTCTGGAGACGAAAAGGTGAGGAAAAGTGATGTTAAGAAGTTTCTGACTCCAGGATATTCAACCTCTGGCCACGTAGAATTATACACG attagTGTAGAGAGGGGAATGTCATGGGAGGAAGCTACCAAGATTTGGGCTGAGCTGACAGGACCAGACGATGGCTTTTACTTGTCATTGCAA ataaggAACAACAAGAAAACTGCCATCTTAGTTAAAGAAGTGAATCCTAAAAAGAAACTCTTTTTAGTTTATCGACCAAATACTGGGAAACAGCTCAAATTAGAGATTTACGCTgatctaaaaaagaaatacaagaag